In Fibrobacter sp., the following are encoded in one genomic region:
- a CDS encoding sialate O-acetylesterase, with protein sequence MEVKKLSQILTVACGILGGTLLVPMHAQAAPDPNFHIYIAYGQSNMAGAGDIRRGTDDKEHPRYKMFATTSCTKYPTVGEIYPAVPPMFHCGEGLSVADWFGRYLADSLPDVTVGVIPVAVGGTKIELFDKDKYASYLSTAENWLVNWAKDYGSDGNAYARIVEVAKKAQQVGVIKGFIFHQGESGAMNGNNWQQEVKKTRDDILKALDLSSDTVPFLAGGLEDRAAGGCCWSFTDNNIKTLPNVMDNTYFVSSEGLKGNGKDSYHFSSESYQEFGRRYAEEMLKHISTVPVEPEPQTPFKGGAFEIPGKVEAENFDVPGKGAGNDSYKENDAEDHGKTNYREGTGVDIYQKATGYVVGYNQEGEWLEYTLNVKEAGDYTMFAAVATDNATSAFQLSIDGEAITEAILVSKVEGSGSFDDFGKVKANVTLPAGEHILRMTVTSSWFDVDYFQFAKGKDAPDPDGSSDFVKPAFVTYATESESSFALLDVQGRVIAVMQAKNMHEAVSKVKNSVTHDIVSGGIYFVISNPGTKNQQRKKVVVYEK encoded by the coding sequence ATGGAAGTGAAAAAACTTTCCCAAATCTTGACGGTCGCTTGCGGGATTTTGGGCGGGACGCTGCTCGTCCCTATGCATGCTCAGGCGGCCCCAGATCCGAATTTCCATATTTATATTGCGTATGGCCAGTCCAACATGGCGGGCGCTGGCGATATCCGCAGGGGTACCGACGACAAGGAACATCCGCGCTACAAGATGTTCGCGACGACCTCGTGCACGAAGTACCCGACGGTGGGCGAGATTTACCCGGCCGTGCCGCCGATGTTCCATTGCGGTGAAGGCCTCTCTGTGGCTGACTGGTTTGGCCGTTACCTGGCCGACAGCCTCCCCGACGTGACCGTGGGCGTGATTCCCGTGGCTGTGGGCGGAACGAAGATTGAACTGTTCGACAAGGACAAATACGCCTCCTACCTTTCTACGGCCGAGAACTGGCTTGTGAACTGGGCCAAGGATTACGGCAGCGACGGCAACGCCTATGCACGCATTGTGGAAGTCGCGAAGAAGGCCCAGCAAGTTGGCGTCATCAAGGGCTTCATTTTCCACCAGGGTGAATCGGGTGCCATGAATGGCAACAACTGGCAGCAAGAAGTCAAGAAAACCCGTGACGACATCTTGAAGGCTTTGGACTTGAGTTCCGATACGGTTCCGTTCCTTGCGGGCGGCCTGGAAGACCGCGCTGCGGGTGGCTGCTGCTGGAGCTTTACGGATAACAATATCAAGACGCTCCCGAACGTAATGGACAATACTTACTTTGTCTCTTCCGAAGGCCTCAAGGGCAACGGCAAGGATTCCTACCATTTCAGCAGCGAATCGTACCAGGAATTCGGCCGCCGCTATGCAGAAGAAATGCTCAAGCATATCAGCACGGTTCCCGTTGAACCTGAACCGCAGACGCCTTTCAAGGGCGGCGCGTTCGAAATTCCGGGCAAGGTCGAGGCCGAAAATTTCGACGTCCCGGGCAAGGGTGCGGGCAACGATTCCTATAAGGAGAATGACGCCGAAGATCATGGCAAGACCAATTACCGCGAAGGCACGGGTGTCGATATTTACCAGAAGGCGACCGGCTACGTGGTTGGCTACAACCAGGAAGGCGAATGGCTCGAATACACCCTGAACGTGAAGGAAGCGGGTGACTACACGATGTTTGCCGCGGTGGCTACGGACAATGCGACGTCGGCTTTCCAGCTCTCCATTGACGGCGAGGCTATCACGGAGGCGATTCTTGTGTCCAAGGTGGAAGGCTCGGGTTCCTTCGATGATTTCGGCAAAGTGAAGGCGAACGTGACGCTCCCTGCGGGCGAGCATATCTTGAGGATGACCGTGACGAGTTCCTGGTTCGATGTGGACTACTTCCAGTTCGCGAAGGGCAAGGACGCTCCCGATCCGGACGGTTCTTCGGACTTCGTCAAGCCCGCTTTCGTGACTTACGCGACCGAGTCGGAGTCCAGTTTTGCGCTCCTTGATGTGCAAGGACGCGTGATTGCCGTCATGCAAGCAAAAAATATGCACGAAGCAGTGTCAAAAGTGAAAAATAGTGTGACGCACGACATTGTCTCCGGGGGCATTTATTTTGTAATTTCTAATCCAGGAACAAAAAACCAACAGAGGAAAAAGGTGGTTGTCTATGAGAAATAG